Proteins from a genomic interval of Oscillatoria salina IIICB1:
- a CDS encoding type 2 lanthipeptide synthetase LanM family protein, with amino-acid sequence MNVTTAKLAEIAAKASSLSERCRERSPRRESETEQQFIAERLTRWCQVTAEGNWEKWHKRLQWDGLDSEDVKHRLVAPKGNNPITSLPPWTETLSRVILTIAQFDPDTAAELNIPLPRNTEHPLPFAEFWLPAIIVGRQNLANHLAIPHLSSEEFPFTLLTVTAYQSLERILWERLTFLSARTLYEEFSQFRPCAYNGFNLLLEQLNLLETLAATPKSQQYYHAFLNALRQDGGLALFENYPVLGRLVAMTIEFWAEATAELLARLQSDRRELEQILGSTLGQVSYLKSSRSDLHNRGRCVWILSFDSGQTLVYKPKNLGLEVAYNQFLHWCNQHDAPLPFKVLKSWDRGAYGWVLDYVEPLPCADPDAAQRFYQRAGMLLCVLYLLGGNDCHYENLIAHGEHPLLVDVETLMHPQAQAIAGSPQALLETRDSRLFWDSVQRTGLLPRWEFSSDRRIAYDLSGLGSVSAQPFPGKRPRWQFVNTDEMYLTKENERLPQQNNVPICNGVALSPNDYLEEIVAGFEQMYRFFCAKRQALQDAQELQTQLRSQSVRFIFRATQLYETLLERTLAPEYLRDGADRSIELDILAQTFLNAADKPPAWELLSAELAAMEQMDIPYFGTLSSSDVLTVGVAQPLSGYLKQSSYSQFCHRLHYLNQQDLAWQVAVIRGSFSARIAQTEVRRSPNPVFSSIATDSELLPLAATDLIASAQTLAEEIQVRALRDELGTVSWMGLSYVATAEQFQFQPLGDSLYDGRCGIALFLAALERVSGKSYQNLISATLAPLHQRLYSRDRAMTEQWLRQIGIGGATGLGSIIYTFVKLSQFLEADFWLEAAARAASFLTPERIKRDRQLDIIGGCAGAILGLLALSNQTGDTAVLEKAILCGKHLGEEQISQDNQPKAWRTLADIPLTGFSHGAAGIAYALLRLYAKTGISAYLAAAREGIAYETHLFTPSAQNWPDLRIATKPPHFAVMWCHGATGIGLGRLGGLAIEASEAIYQDIEVSLQTTLNYGLRGVDHLCCGNFGRLELLLVAGQKLSRPELVETALLQANNRIWRSRHTGGYQLFGNLPQTTFNPGFFQGTAGIGYELLRLAYPEILPSVLLWE; translated from the coding sequence ATGAATGTTACCACCGCCAAATTAGCTGAGATTGCAGCTAAGGCAAGTTCTTTATCAGAACGCTGCCGAGAGCGATCGCCTCGACGAGAATCAGAAACCGAACAGCAGTTTATTGCAGAACGCCTCACCCGTTGGTGTCAAGTGACGGCTGAAGGGAACTGGGAAAAGTGGCATAAGCGTCTGCAATGGGACGGATTAGATAGCGAGGACGTGAAACATCGGCTGGTAGCGCCAAAGGGAAATAACCCAATCACTTCTTTACCTCCTTGGACGGAAACCTTAAGTCGGGTAATCTTGACTATCGCTCAATTTGACCCAGATACCGCCGCCGAACTAAACATTCCCCTGCCCAGAAACACAGAGCATCCCCTTCCCTTTGCCGAGTTTTGGCTACCCGCGATTATCGTCGGACGGCAAAATCTAGCCAATCACTTAGCCATTCCTCACCTATCCTCAGAGGAATTTCCCTTCACGCTCCTAACGGTAACAGCTTATCAGAGTTTAGAGCGAATTTTGTGGGAACGGCTCACTTTCCTCAGTGCCAGAACCTTATACGAGGAATTTTCCCAGTTTCGCCCTTGTGCCTACAACGGTTTTAACCTGTTGCTGGAACAGCTCAATTTACTGGAAACGTTGGCGGCAACCCCAAAGAGCCAGCAATATTATCATGCTTTTCTGAACGCACTCAGGCAAGATGGCGGGCTGGCTCTTTTTGAGAACTATCCAGTTTTGGGACGACTTGTGGCAATGACCATAGAATTTTGGGCAGAAGCCACTGCTGAGCTGCTCGCCCGTCTCCAAAGCGATCGCCGAGAACTCGAACAAATCTTAGGCAGCACCCTAGGACAGGTGAGCTATCTGAAAAGTTCCCGTTCTGACCTCCACAATCGCGGTCGTTGCGTCTGGATTTTATCCTTTGACTCAGGTCAAACGCTAGTTTACAAACCCAAGAATTTAGGCTTAGAAGTCGCTTACAACCAGTTTCTGCACTGGTGCAATCAGCATGATGCTCCTTTGCCGTTTAAGGTGCTTAAATCTTGGGATCGCGGTGCTTATGGCTGGGTACTGGATTATGTAGAACCTTTACCTTGTGCCGATCCTGACGCCGCCCAGCGTTTCTACCAGAGAGCAGGGATGTTGTTGTGCGTTCTCTATCTACTCGGCGGTAATGATTGCCACTACGAAAACCTAATCGCTCACGGCGAACATCCGCTCCTGGTAGATGTGGAAACCCTGATGCACCCCCAAGCCCAGGCGATCGCTGGCTCGCCCCAAGCCCTGCTAGAAACTAGGGATAGCCGTCTGTTTTGGGACTCGGTGCAGCGTACCGGACTGCTACCGCGCTGGGAATTTAGTTCAGACCGCCGCATTGCCTACGATCTCAGTGGTTTAGGTAGTGTCAGCGCCCAACCCTTCCCTGGGAAACGACCGCGATGGCAGTTCGTCAATACGGATGAAATGTATCTCACTAAGGAAAATGAGCGATTACCCCAACAAAACAATGTCCCAATTTGCAATGGTGTAGCTCTCTCGCCCAACGACTATCTAGAAGAGATCGTGGCGGGATTTGAGCAAATGTATCGCTTTTTCTGTGCCAAACGGCAAGCCTTACAGGATGCCCAAGAACTTCAGACTCAGTTGCGATCGCAGTCGGTACGGTTTATTTTTCGGGCGACTCAACTGTATGAAACCCTGTTGGAAAGGACTCTCGCTCCTGAATATCTTCGGGATGGTGCCGATCGCAGTATTGAATTAGATATTTTAGCCCAAACCTTTCTTAACGCCGCAGACAAGCCTCCAGCTTGGGAACTGTTGTCTGCCGAACTAGCGGCAATGGAGCAAATGGACATTCCCTACTTTGGCACGCTCTCCAGCAGCGATGTGCTGACGGTGGGCGTGGCTCAACCCCTATCGGGCTATCTCAAACAATCGAGCTACAGTCAGTTTTGCCATCGCCTCCACTACCTGAATCAGCAGGATTTGGCTTGGCAGGTGGCGGTGATTCGCGGCAGTTTTTCTGCTCGCATCGCCCAAACCGAAGTCAGGCGATCGCCTAATCCTGTCTTTTCCTCGATTGCTACTGACTCGGAGTTGCTTCCCCTCGCAGCAACAGATTTAATCGCTAGCGCCCAAACTCTGGCTGAGGAGATTCAGGTGAGAGCGCTCCGGGATGAACTGGGAACAGTAAGCTGGATGGGATTGAGCTATGTTGCCACGGCCGAACAGTTTCAATTTCAACCCCTAGGAGATAGCCTTTATGATGGTCGCTGTGGCATCGCCCTGTTTCTCGCCGCACTAGAAAGAGTAAGCGGAAAATCTTACCAAAACTTGATTTCAGCCACACTGGCTCCTCTGCACCAGCGACTTTACTCGCGCGATCGCGCTATGACTGAACAATGGCTACGGCAGATCGGTATTGGTGGCGCCACTGGACTCGGCTCCATCATCTATACTTTTGTGAAATTGAGTCAGTTCCTGGAAGCGGATTTTTGGCTGGAAGCCGCCGCTAGGGCAGCCAGTTTCCTGACCCCAGAACGGATTAAACGCGATCGCCAGTTAGACATTATTGGTGGCTGTGCGGGGGCGATTTTGGGCTTACTGGCGCTCTCCAACCAAACTGGGGATACGGCTGTGCTAGAAAAAGCGATTCTTTGTGGAAAGCATCTGGGTGAGGAACAGATTAGCCAGGATAACCAACCCAAAGCCTGGAGAACTCTTGCTGATATCCCGCTAACGGGCTTTTCCCACGGAGCAGCAGGAATAGCCTATGCTTTATTGCGCTTGTACGCAAAAACGGGAATTTCGGCTTATCTGGCTGCTGCACGCGAGGGAATAGCTTACGAAACTCATTTATTTACTCCTAGCGCCCAGAATTGGCCAGATTTGCGGATAGCGACCAAACCGCCTCACTTTGCCGTAATGTGGTGTCACGGCGCCACAGGCATCGGCTTAGGAAGACTAGGCGGTTTAGCTATAGAAGCGTCTGAGGCGATTTATCAGGATATAGAAGTGTCTTTACAAACTACACTAAACTATGGATTGAGAGGAGTAGATCATCTCTGCTGTGGCAATTTTGGTCGTTTAGAACTGCTGCTCGTGGCAGGGCAAAAACTTTCTCGTCCTGAGTTGGTCGAAACAGCGTTACTACAAGCCAACAACAGAATTTGGCGATCGCGCCACACTGGAGGCTATCAACTGTTTGGCAATCTACCCCAAACTACTTTTAATCCTGGTTTTTTTCAAGGAACTGCTGGTATTGGTTACGAGTTACTGCGCTTAGCCTATCCCGAAATTTTACCCTCAGTCTTATTGTGGGAATAA
- a CDS encoding FkbM family methyltransferase: MKSDFFNRIPTKMIGAFEELKSFSFHPSFDRFNLMKILLFRQLLEQYKIESKGVIHLGGHLGEELLMYVLTGFTKILLVEPHPQVFHQLEKFAKQLNTCLNEIQVFFNCSVDCQVVAIPCAIGDKKGISELFELSDTALSSTLKPTKVFLDSLADRGKNNQPKSAGKIPVKTLDDLLQNLPNKWQLEDFNFLWMNIQGAELLALNGGKNAIKQLDYIFLETDFEKRYENSPSPEEIDSLLSHWEFSPQWKIMSPHSQTLGMTLYIKNHLC, encoded by the coding sequence ATGAAATCAGATTTTTTTAACAGAATACCGACGAAAATGATTGGTGCCTTTGAGGAATTGAAGTCTTTTTCTTTTCATCCTAGTTTCGATCGATTCAATTTAATGAAAATTCTCTTATTTCGTCAGTTGCTCGAACAGTATAAAATTGAATCAAAAGGGGTTATTCACTTAGGAGGACATCTAGGAGAAGAATTATTAATGTACGTCTTGACTGGCTTTACCAAAATTCTTTTAGTAGAACCGCACCCCCAAGTTTTTCATCAATTGGAAAAGTTCGCCAAGCAACTTAATACTTGTCTTAATGAAATCCAGGTTTTTTTTAATTGTTCTGTTGATTGTCAAGTCGTAGCAATTCCCTGTGCGATCGGAGATAAAAAAGGAATATCTGAACTATTTGAATTGTCAGATACCGCTCTTTCCTCTACTCTAAAACCTACCAAGGTTTTCTTGGATTCCTTAGCCGATCGGGGAAAAAACAATCAACCTAAATCTGCTGGAAAAATACCTGTCAAAACCTTAGATGATTTGCTGCAAAATTTGCCTAATAAATGGCAATTAGAAGACTTTAATTTTCTCTGGATGAACATTCAAGGTGCCGAACTATTGGCTTTAAATGGAGGAAAAAATGCCATCAAACAACTTGATTACATCTTTCTCGAAACTGATTTTGAAAAACGGTATGAAAATTCTCCATCTCCCGAAGAAATTGATAGTTTATTAAGCCACTGGGAATTTTCTCCCCAGTGGAAAATAATGTCTCCTCATAGTCAAACACTGGGCATGACTTTATATATTAAAAATCATCTTTGCTGA
- a CDS encoding 2OG-Fe(II)-dependent halogenase WelO5 family protein: MLKVPEKWIIIKGESINKYSDVISQTYQGELEGIVVTGVFSQAEMLALKTKLATKKTGFYPTPYGETWGKILVAQGNDKSDYFAAAEKFRAELKEIFPTDFEATIKSIVRQLSGNKAVELPGEQGRAYTPATIRFAYPNHGGIPIHIGNEFLHDSAYNYLKEIAQLVDGLSYFVVVNKAEAGGELILYDLPAERLKKSETDREKIREAKQSIDKFPRKIIVPEIGDLVIFQGGSILHCIADILGNETRITIGGSLALSRDREKVYYWS, encoded by the coding sequence ATGCTTAAAGTCCCAGAAAAGTGGATTATAATTAAGGGTGAATCAATAAACAAATACTCAGATGTCATCAGTCAAACTTACCAAGGTGAACTAGAAGGTATAGTTGTCACTGGCGTATTTTCTCAAGCAGAAATGCTCGCTCTTAAAACAAAATTAGCTACCAAAAAAACAGGATTCTATCCCACGCCCTATGGAGAAACCTGGGGAAAAATTTTAGTCGCTCAGGGTAACGATAAATCCGATTATTTCGCAGCAGCAGAGAAATTCAGAGCCGAGCTAAAGGAAATTTTTCCCACGGATTTTGAAGCAACTATTAAGTCGATAGTCCGTCAACTTTCCGGAAATAAGGCAGTCGAATTGCCGGGGGAACAGGGTAGGGCTTACACGCCAGCAACAATTCGATTTGCTTATCCCAATCACGGCGGAATTCCTATTCATATCGGCAACGAATTTTTACACGATTCAGCGTATAATTACTTAAAAGAGATTGCCCAATTAGTCGATGGACTTAGTTACTTTGTTGTCGTCAATAAAGCAGAAGCCGGAGGAGAACTTATTCTTTACGATCTACCAGCAGAGCGACTAAAAAAGTCAGAAACAGATCGTGAAAAAATTAGAGAAGCGAAACAAAGCATAGATAAATTTCCGCGAAAAATTATCGTTCCTGAGATTGGCGATCTGGTTATTTTTCAAGGGGGCAGCATTCTTCATTGTATTGCTGATATATTAGGTAATGAAACGAGAATCACCATTGGCGGATCTTTAGCACTTTCCCGGGATCGCGAAAAGGTTTATTACTGGAGTTAG
- a CDS encoding 2OG-Fe(II) oxygenase translates to MVNLTEKWVKIEVSDLANYPDGINQIYRGEIDGIHIKQVFTQAEMFLVKQNLDRKKEELSQLCSQQRYGDLIGAVLTANGSDTTSYFQDAARLRNELTAIFNPDYESTITAIFKELSGGRQVEVAHKNDNAYSPAQIRFTYPDRGGIGLHKGNEFINLPGFEQLHEIVKLKNCLSYYLVIDKPEQGGELILYDDLPKELTIPKEKLDLEKCQQRRYDPEVGDLIIFHGACIWHAVSEVKGSKIRYSIGGFVGLSQDEEKIHYWA, encoded by the coding sequence ATGGTAAATTTAACAGAAAAATGGGTAAAGATTGAGGTTAGCGATTTAGCTAACTACCCTGATGGTATTAATCAAATTTATCGGGGAGAAATTGATGGCATACACATCAAGCAGGTTTTTACTCAGGCAGAAATGTTTCTAGTTAAACAAAATTTAGATCGTAAAAAAGAGGAATTATCGCAACTGTGTAGCCAACAGCGCTATGGGGACTTAATTGGAGCAGTTTTGACTGCTAATGGTAGCGATACAACCTCATACTTTCAAGATGCAGCTAGACTAAGAAATGAGTTAACTGCTATTTTCAATCCTGATTACGAATCTACCATTACAGCTATTTTTAAAGAACTTTCAGGCGGACGCCAGGTTGAAGTTGCTCATAAAAATGATAACGCTTATTCTCCCGCTCAAATTCGATTTACCTATCCCGATCGCGGCGGAATTGGCTTGCATAAAGGTAACGAATTTATTAACTTACCAGGGTTTGAACAATTACATGAAATCGTTAAACTGAAGAACTGCCTGAGTTATTATTTAGTCATCGACAAACCCGAACAAGGTGGAGAACTAATTCTCTACGATGACTTGCCAAAGGAGTTGACAATTCCCAAAGAAAAGCTAGACCTAGAAAAATGTCAGCAAAGGCGTTACGATCCAGAAGTTGGCGATTTAATTATTTTTCATGGCGCTTGTATTTGGCACGCAGTTTCTGAAGTCAAAGGTAGCAAGATTCGCTATAGCATTGGAGGATTTGTCGGCTTATCCCAAGACGAAGAAAAAATTCACTATTGGGCTTAA
- a CDS encoding 2OG-Fe(II)-dependent halogenase WelO5 family protein, with product MIQSPVVKSLYNFATVNAEEVAQVYPNGIQDICDRQIDGLIIENILNPTEIGKVVSQLNRKGPLEGSPFGDILIYGPALYVSSEDTGKYCQEAVEFRHFCRQLFSGGRDFERRMSEVLSTLSGGRVVELPKAADGSEYTPASIRVLETDQFMGWHFENQFLHCTPGYRELINKIELSDHLAYFVVLSDPEAGGELVLYDIQWHETEWTDRENGGRGCNGTINGRPLAEVMEEYSQMTISPKPGSLVIFDGGRILHRVSAVKGKRRRITIGGFVAFSRQREKVFYWS from the coding sequence ATGATTCAGTCGCCTGTCGTTAAATCGCTTTATAATTTTGCTACAGTCAATGCCGAGGAAGTAGCTCAGGTGTATCCAAACGGGATACAGGATATTTGCGATCGCCAAATTGATGGCTTGATTATCGAAAATATCCTGAATCCAACCGAGATAGGTAAGGTCGTTAGCCAGTTAAACCGGAAAGGACCATTGGAAGGGTCGCCCTTTGGAGACATTCTGATTTACGGACCCGCACTCTACGTTTCGAGCGAAGACACGGGAAAATATTGCCAGGAAGCAGTGGAATTTCGCCATTTTTGTCGCCAACTCTTTAGTGGTGGCAGGGACTTCGAGAGGCGTATGAGTGAGGTGCTATCGACCCTCTCAGGCGGACGGGTAGTTGAATTACCAAAAGCCGCCGATGGTTCTGAATATACGCCAGCCAGTATCCGAGTCTTAGAAACCGATCAATTCATGGGTTGGCATTTCGAGAACCAGTTTTTGCACTGCACTCCAGGCTACAGAGAATTAATCAACAAAATTGAACTCAGCGATCATCTTGCCTACTTCGTAGTGCTGAGCGATCCTGAAGCAGGAGGCGAGTTGGTTCTCTACGACATTCAATGGCACGAAACCGAGTGGACAGATAGAGAAAACGGCGGTCGGGGGTGCAATGGAACGATTAACGGTAGACCGCTTGCAGAGGTAATGGAAGAATATTCGCAAATGACCATCAGCCCAAAACCAGGTTCTCTGGTGATTTTTGATGGTGGACGAATTTTGCATCGCGTCTCGGCGGTAAAAGGCAAGCGCCGTCGCATCACCATTGGTGGGTTTGTTGCCTTCTCCCGCCAGCGAGAAAAAGTATTTTACTGGAGCTAA
- a CDS encoding fatty acyl-AMP ligase — translation MQLPGETLVDRLRQRAAAQPEKRVYTFVREEGIEADSLNYKQLDQQAQAIASQLQSLGEIGDRALLLYPPGLDFIAAFFGCLYAGVVAVPGCPPKANQSLSRIKAIATDANPRFVLTTKSLSTHHERWRSQLPELATLPWLETDAIAPEERQQWQPPILNPQSLALLQYTSGSTGTPKGAIVTHANLLINCEDLDRGWKHDPDSIIVSWLPTFHDLGLIYGVIEPLYKGCSAYLMSPMSFLLRPSRWLQVISQYQATHSAAPNFAYDLCVRKIKPEERSRLNLTTWRMALNGAEPVRASVLKEFAQTFAPCGFDLSAFCPGYGLAEATLKVAAVPQEDPPHFYAVDSEALKQNQIKPPQADRPVQTLVGCGRSEIDTQIRIVDPQTLRQCPPDAIGEIWVSGATVVRGYWNNPAATTETFQAYLADTAEGPFLRTGDLGFLHDRQLFVTGRLKETILIQGRNHYPQDIELTVANCHPALVSGGVAAFSVDKDGEERLVVVSEIQRHHRRSLNPADVLTQIRQTVAAEHDLRVQAIALIKPGTLPKTSSGKIQRRACRQQFCQNQLVRIED, via the coding sequence ATGCAATTGCCAGGGGAGACGTTAGTCGATAGGTTAAGACAAAGGGCAGCAGCACAGCCCGAAAAGAGAGTTTACACCTTTGTGCGGGAAGAAGGTATCGAAGCAGATAGTCTCAATTACAAACAGCTAGACCAGCAGGCTCAAGCGATCGCCAGCCAACTCCAAAGCTTAGGAGAAATTGGCGATCGCGCCCTGCTGCTATATCCGCCAGGGCTAGACTTCATCGCGGCTTTCTTCGGGTGCTTGTACGCTGGTGTAGTAGCAGTTCCGGGGTGTCCCCCAAAAGCCAATCAATCCCTGAGCCGGATTAAAGCGATCGCCACTGATGCAAATCCGCGCTTTGTGCTAACAACGAAGAGCTTATCTACCCATCACGAACGCTGGCGTAGCCAATTACCTGAGTTAGCCACCTTACCCTGGCTAGAAACCGACGCGATCGCTCCAGAAGAGCGGCAACAGTGGCAGCCACCAATATTAAATCCCCAGAGCCTGGCGCTACTTCAGTATACTTCTGGCTCCACCGGAACCCCAAAAGGAGCGATAGTAACTCACGCCAACCTGCTGATTAACTGCGAAGACTTGGATCGCGGCTGGAAACACGACCCAGACAGCATCATCGTCAGTTGGCTGCCCACATTTCACGATCTCGGACTCATCTACGGCGTGATTGAACCCCTCTACAAAGGCTGTTCCGCCTACCTCATGTCTCCCATGTCCTTCCTGTTGCGTCCGAGTCGCTGGTTACAGGTAATTTCCCAGTACCAAGCCACCCATAGCGCTGCCCCAAACTTTGCTTACGACCTCTGCGTGCGTAAAATAAAGCCTGAAGAGAGATCCCGTCTAAATTTGACCACCTGGCGCATGGCATTAAACGGTGCCGAACCCGTTCGCGCTAGCGTCTTGAAAGAATTTGCCCAAACCTTTGCCCCTTGTGGCTTTGACCTAAGTGCTTTTTGTCCCGGCTACGGCTTGGCAGAAGCCACATTGAAAGTAGCCGCCGTCCCCCAAGAAGACCCCCCCCACTTTTATGCCGTTGACTCAGAAGCCCTGAAACAAAATCAGATTAAGCCACCCCAAGCCGATCGCCCCGTGCAAACCTTAGTCGGCTGTGGCAGGAGCGAAATTGACACCCAGATTCGCATCGTCGATCCTCAAACCTTGAGGCAATGTCCCCCAGACGCGATCGGCGAAATTTGGGTTTCCGGGGCAACAGTGGTTCGCGGCTACTGGAATAATCCTGCTGCCACGACTGAGACCTTTCAAGCCTATCTCGCAGATACGGCAGAAGGACCATTTTTGCGGACGGGAGATTTAGGATTTCTTCACGACAGACAACTATTTGTCACCGGACGCCTGAAGGAAACAATCCTGATTCAAGGACGCAACCACTATCCCCAAGACATCGAGCTAACCGTCGCCAATTGTCATCCTGCTTTAGTTTCGGGAGGAGTAGCCGCTTTTTCCGTAGACAAAGACGGAGAAGAACGATTAGTAGTAGTTAGCGAAATTCAGCGCCACCATCGGCGATCGCTCAATCCCGCAGACGTCTTGACCCAGATTCGTCAAACCGTAGCCGCCGAACATGACCTGCGGGTACAAGCAATTGCCCTGATTAAACCCGGAACCTTACCGAAAACCTCTAGTGGTAAAATCCAGCGTCGCGCTTGCCGTCAGCAGTTTTGTCAGAACCAGCTAGTCCGAATCGAGGACTAA
- a CDS encoding acyl-CoA-binding protein, protein MLSPAEIEQFQQKGWVGPLTIFSPERIAAVKHCLETHSRLIVEANGQEILGFYNNVMNMDTPRDQHLFHRSLADLFKDCRLVKQLNQIAGPDLLLWYTNVFCKLPGQGEIKWHQAIEYYTSSDIDYQKKTLVYAPDEAPINLTVWVALEDADLENGCLRFANGSHRKTFPIIPGARPAQEGVFAGISAHKTVWQREQKYSLAYDFDEQDWELEAVPVKAGQAVIFTEKVMHSSLPNRSNRRRLAIIGRYVRPSTQVYPYRRQGDFIDENGHNIARHYCILVSGEDRYGHNVVRDWHNLDPIEVEFQQMSNRVRFGQVEIPEDKRQLEIYGLEKQAIQGDCTEAEPNPMLHPRQYIQWQAWNQYRGLSKTEAMGRYSQLVVKLPAKAVPSEGLKSGQGKFSRRTATDIQAWLLAYLGELLELSTDEIDPASSFQSYGLSSAEGVGLIRDLSDWLGETLTPPLLFDYPTVAALSAHLAAKAPIANKE, encoded by the coding sequence ATGCTTTCCCCCGCCGAGATCGAACAGTTTCAGCAAAAAGGATGGGTAGGTCCGCTAACTATTTTTTCCCCCGAGCGAATTGCCGCCGTCAAGCATTGTTTAGAAACCCATAGTCGCCTGATTGTAGAAGCCAACGGGCAGGAAATTCTCGGATTCTACAACAATGTCATGAACATGGACACCCCTCGCGACCAGCACTTGTTCCATCGGTCGCTAGCCGACCTGTTCAAAGATTGTCGGCTAGTGAAGCAATTAAATCAAATTGCCGGTCCAGACTTACTCCTCTGGTATACAAACGTATTTTGTAAATTACCCGGACAGGGAGAAATTAAATGGCATCAAGCAATTGAATACTATACCTCCAGTGACATTGACTATCAGAAAAAAACCCTCGTTTATGCCCCCGATGAAGCCCCGATCAATCTCACCGTTTGGGTAGCATTAGAAGATGCTGACCTAGAAAACGGTTGTCTGCGCTTTGCCAATGGTTCCCATCGCAAAACCTTTCCCATCATCCCAGGCGCGCGTCCTGCCCAAGAAGGAGTTTTTGCTGGCATTAGCGCCCATAAAACCGTTTGGCAGCGCGAGCAAAAATATTCTCTCGCTTATGACTTTGACGAACAGGACTGGGAACTGGAAGCAGTTCCGGTCAAAGCTGGACAGGCAGTTATCTTTACAGAGAAGGTCATGCACAGTTCTTTGCCGAATCGCTCAAACCGCCGTCGTTTAGCCATTATTGGTCGTTACGTGCGTCCCAGTACCCAAGTATATCCCTATCGCCGACAGGGAGATTTTATTGACGAAAACGGACACAATATCGCACGGCATTACTGTATTTTAGTGTCAGGTGAGGATCGATACGGACATAACGTCGTCAGAGATTGGCATAACTTAGACCCGATCGAAGTGGAATTTCAACAGATGTCGAACCGAGTACGCTTCGGTCAAGTAGAGATTCCTGAAGATAAACGGCAACTGGAAATTTATGGCTTAGAAAAGCAAGCAATTCAGGGAGATTGCACCGAAGCCGAACCGAATCCGATGTTACATCCACGCCAGTATATTCAGTGGCAAGCCTGGAATCAATATCGCGGACTATCTAAAACTGAAGCCATGGGACGCTATAGCCAACTTGTCGTGAAGTTGCCCGCCAAAGCAGTTCCCTCAGAAGGATTAAAATCGGGGCAAGGAAAATTTTCCAGACGCACCGCCACCGATATCCAAGCCTGGCTATTGGCTTATTTAGGAGAACTGCTAGAACTCTCCACCGATGAAATCGATCCGGCTAGTTCTTTTCAAAGTTATGGGTTATCCTCAGCAGAAGGAGTTGGATTAATTCGGGATCTCAGTGACTGGCTCGGAGAGACTCTCACCCCACCCCTGCTGTTTGACTATCCCACCGTAGCGGCTTTATCTGCCCATTTAGCAGCAAAAGCCCCGATCGCCAACAAAGAGTAA